A portion of the Edaphobacter lichenicola genome contains these proteins:
- a CDS encoding anhydro-N-acetylmuramic acid kinase, whose product MAKSMVVAGVMSGTSVDGVDVAICRVSPAIDASSTPRVKLFGHVGSAYPKAVRAAVLQAMDANAISVAELSRLNWRLGEIYADAIEKAQSQLGLKAALVGCHGQTVYHQGAVEKYLGKPLRTTWQIGEAAVIAERLRVPVVSDLRPADIAAGGQGAPLVPMLDYCMFRSAKVTRVLQNLGGIGNLTAIPAEGGVDGIMAFDTGPGNMVIDACMRRLYEREFDRGGAVARTGQVVPGVVEQLLATEYFTSLPPKSCGREQFGERFVSQFIAMCRNAARDVRDEDVIATATALTSASIVDAYRRFVWRHVGQAAPLSRVEFVAAGGGTKNGTLMGMLRDGLEPLGVKLRLMDEFGVPAQAKEAIAFALLAWLSWNGLPGNVPAATGAQRAVVLGKVSYG is encoded by the coding sequence TTGGCTAAGTCGATGGTGGTGGCAGGGGTGATGAGTGGAACCTCGGTGGATGGAGTTGATGTCGCGATTTGCAGGGTCTCCCCGGCGATAGATGCAAGTTCAACACCACGCGTGAAGCTGTTTGGGCATGTGGGCTCGGCATATCCAAAGGCAGTACGGGCTGCAGTGCTCCAGGCAATGGATGCAAATGCGATCTCGGTTGCCGAGCTGTCAAGGTTAAATTGGCGACTAGGCGAGATCTATGCGGATGCGATTGAGAAGGCACAGAGTCAGCTTGGCCTGAAAGCGGCGCTGGTGGGGTGCCATGGACAGACGGTGTATCACCAGGGAGCGGTGGAAAAATATCTAGGCAAGCCCCTTCGAACAACCTGGCAAATAGGGGAAGCGGCAGTGATCGCGGAGCGATTGCGAGTGCCGGTCGTGAGCGATCTTCGACCTGCCGATATAGCTGCCGGTGGACAGGGCGCGCCTCTTGTACCGATGCTCGATTACTGCATGTTTCGGTCGGCGAAGGTGACCCGGGTGTTGCAGAATCTCGGCGGAATTGGAAATTTGACCGCGATTCCCGCGGAGGGTGGGGTAGATGGCATCATGGCGTTCGATACGGGGCCTGGAAATATGGTGATCGACGCTTGCATGAGGCGATTGTATGAGCGAGAGTTTGATCGAGGCGGAGCGGTGGCGCGCACCGGGCAGGTGGTGCCGGGAGTTGTGGAGCAGTTGCTCGCAACAGAGTACTTCACTTCCCTGCCTCCAAAATCGTGTGGCAGAGAGCAATTTGGAGAGAGATTTGTTTCCCAGTTTATCGCGATGTGCCGAAATGCCGCTCGTGATGTGCGGGATGAGGATGTGATTGCGACAGCTACCGCGTTGACCTCCGCTTCGATTGTGGATGCCTACCGCAGATTTGTGTGGAGACACGTGGGGCAGGCGGCCCCATTGTCGCGAGTGGAGTTTGTGGCGGCAGGAGGTGGAACCAAGAATGGCACCCTGATGGGAATGTTGCGCGATGGCCTTGAACCTCTCGGCGTAAAGCTCCGCTTGATGGACGAGTTCGGAGTGCCTGCCCAGGCG